A part of Brachybacterium faecium DSM 4810 genomic DNA contains:
- a CDS encoding metal-dependent hydrolase (PFAM: Endonuclease/Exonuclease/phosphatase family), with protein MSAAPWRLRILTWNLWELRGDIAALIEAVEDLQPDVLLVQEAPRFVLPTARLQWFARRIGRRVLLGGAGGRGLAILGTDEVAAQVIRRGTHPVAQTLSDLNSTYPRGVAAVRLSIPGGGAAVVASTHLALQEDNRRHHAEHLAALVRGAGAPVIVGGDLNETAQGAARRFLAPLLADPAAQTEHTFPAASPTRRIDAVLVTEGARVLEARAVRSTDRVEEARLAGASDHLPTLVDVELTGPFRA; from the coding sequence GTGAGCGCCGCGCCCTGGCGGCTGCGGATCCTCACCTGGAACCTCTGGGAGCTGCGCGGCGACATCGCCGCGCTGATCGAAGCCGTGGAGGACCTGCAGCCCGACGTGCTGCTGGTCCAGGAGGCGCCGCGCTTCGTGCTGCCCACGGCGCGCCTGCAGTGGTTCGCGCGCCGCATCGGCCGACGGGTGCTGCTCGGCGGGGCGGGCGGTCGCGGCCTTGCGATCCTCGGGACCGACGAGGTGGCCGCGCAGGTGATCCGCCGCGGCACGCACCCGGTCGCCCAGACGCTCTCGGACCTGAACTCGACCTACCCGCGCGGCGTCGCCGCGGTGCGGCTCTCGATCCCCGGCGGCGGCGCGGCGGTGGTCGCCTCCACCCATCTGGCGCTCCAGGAGGACAACCGCCGGCATCATGCGGAGCACCTGGCCGCCCTGGTGCGCGGGGCCGGGGCCCCGGTCATCGTCGGCGGCGACCTCAACGAGACCGCGCAGGGCGCGGCCCGCCGCTTCCTGGCACCGCTGCTCGCGGATCCCGCGGCGCAGACCGAGCACACCTTCCCGGCCGCCTCCCCGACCCGCCGCATCGACGCGGTGCTCGTCACGGAGGGGGCGCGGGTGCTCGAGGCGCGGGCCGTGCGCTCGACCGATCGGGTGGAGGAGGCCCGCCTGGCGGGCGCCTCGGATCACCTGCCCACGCTGGTGGACGTCGAGCTGACGGGCCCGTTCAGGGCCTGA
- a CDS encoding glycosyltransferase (PFAM: Glycosyl transferases group 1), with amino-acid sequence MSSPSLRIAAVSLHTSPLEEPGGADAGGMNVVVLEQSLALARLGHQVDLFTRRSDPAAPDVVEVAEGVRLFHLDAGPARPLAKSAMEQAIRPFRAALREVLTADSAGGWDLLHSHHWFSGVAALPIARELGIPHLQSFHSVAAPEGAGTLDAGEPAESEGRIPGEQFAATGSDLVVAVSEAEARTVGERYGVPGSRLSVVRPGVDVERFRPCPDVQERRIRPTLLFTARLQPLKGPDLALEILAHLDPSLEARLVLAGGISQDFAEYLEQLRALARELGVEDRVEIVGSLGRDELAEAMRCAGALLLTSWSETFGLVALEAQASGTPVIAWRCAGGVQEAVAPDGLVLDSRDPDVWAEALQSLLHDEDRYRAAVRSAREFAATRTWDSAADALASLYTTVTARHTAPGAAS; translated from the coding sequence CATCGCCGCGGTCTCCCTGCACACCTCCCCGCTCGAGGAGCCCGGAGGCGCGGACGCCGGCGGCATGAACGTCGTCGTGCTCGAGCAGTCCCTCGCCCTCGCGCGGCTCGGGCACCAGGTCGACCTCTTCACCCGGCGCAGCGACCCCGCCGCGCCGGACGTCGTCGAGGTCGCCGAGGGCGTGCGCCTGTTCCACCTCGATGCAGGACCGGCGAGGCCGCTGGCCAAGAGCGCGATGGAGCAGGCGATCCGTCCCTTCCGCGCGGCCCTGCGCGAGGTCCTCACCGCGGACTCCGCCGGCGGCTGGGATCTCCTCCATTCCCATCACTGGTTCAGCGGAGTCGCCGCGCTGCCGATCGCCCGCGAGCTCGGCATCCCCCACCTGCAGTCCTTCCACTCGGTCGCCGCCCCGGAGGGCGCGGGCACCCTCGACGCCGGGGAGCCCGCCGAATCGGAGGGCCGCATCCCCGGCGAGCAGTTCGCCGCGACCGGCTCCGATCTCGTCGTCGCGGTCTCCGAGGCGGAGGCCCGCACCGTCGGCGAGCGGTACGGCGTGCCGGGCTCCCGGCTGAGCGTGGTCCGCCCCGGCGTGGACGTCGAACGCTTCCGCCCCTGCCCCGACGTGCAGGAGCGACGGATCCGCCCCACCCTGCTGTTCACCGCCCGACTCCAGCCCCTCAAGGGCCCCGATCTCGCGCTCGAGATCCTCGCCCACCTCGACCCCTCCCTCGAGGCCCGCCTCGTGCTCGCCGGCGGCATCTCCCAGGACTTCGCCGAGTACCTCGAGCAGCTGCGCGCCCTCGCCCGCGAGCTCGGGGTCGAGGACCGCGTGGAGATCGTCGGCTCGCTGGGACGCGACGAGCTCGCCGAGGCGATGCGGTGCGCGGGTGCCCTGCTGCTGACCAGCTGGTCGGAGACTTTCGGTCTGGTCGCCCTCGAAGCCCAGGCGAGCGGCACCCCCGTGATCGCCTGGCGCTGCGCCGGCGGGGTGCAGGAGGCCGTCGCCCCCGACGGGCTCGTGCTCGACAGCCGCGACCCCGACGTCTGGGCCGAGGCGCTGCAGTCGCTGCTGCACGACGAGGACCGCTACCGTGCCGCGGTGCGCTCCGCCCGCGAGTTCGCCGCCACCCGCACCTGGGACAGCGCCGCCGACGCCCTCGCGAGCCTGTACACCACCGTCACCGCGCGCCACACCGCTCCGGGAGCCGCCTCATGA
- a CDS encoding uncharacterized LmbE-like protein (PFAM: GlcNAc-PI de-N-acetylase) → MTSDSALPGHTPVPVPAPWQLLEDASTVLAVHAHPDDESLSTGALLTSLVAAGTRVVLVTATRGEEGEIVPGSIPAQETRPLEEIREAEIDAATSALGIAERHWLGTAPALAPGAAPRRYRDSGMRWVREGLAGPSDSAGADSFSLRPLEDAVDDLVALLAHVRPDAVIGYDDEGTYGHPDHVRAHHVAVGACARTGVPLVEIASGGSTDPHIQWREHPGTAEAVHRAVDSYRTQLTVRDTSAEGIAIRHVGGQDDLVALRTGLHVRP, encoded by the coding sequence ATGACCTCCGACTCCGCCCTCCCCGGCCACACCCCCGTGCCGGTCCCCGCGCCGTGGCAGCTGCTCGAGGACGCCTCGACCGTCCTCGCCGTCCACGCGCACCCCGACGACGAATCGCTCTCCACCGGCGCGCTGCTCACCTCCCTGGTCGCGGCCGGGACGCGCGTGGTGCTGGTGACCGCGACCCGCGGCGAGGAGGGCGAGATCGTCCCCGGCTCCATCCCCGCACAGGAGACGCGCCCGCTCGAGGAGATCCGGGAGGCCGAGATCGACGCGGCCACGAGCGCGCTGGGGATCGCCGAACGGCACTGGCTCGGCACCGCCCCGGCCCTGGCCCCCGGCGCCGCGCCGCGCCGCTACCGCGACTCCGGCATGCGCTGGGTGCGCGAGGGCCTCGCCGGCCCGTCCGACTCCGCGGGGGCCGACAGCTTCTCGCTCCGCCCGCTCGAGGACGCGGTCGACGACCTCGTCGCCCTCCTCGCGCACGTCCGGCCCGACGCCGTCATCGGCTACGACGACGAGGGCACCTACGGCCATCCCGACCACGTCCGCGCCCATCATGTCGCCGTCGGCGCCTGCGCCCGCACCGGGGTGCCCCTGGTCGAGATCGCCAGCGGCGGCTCCACGGACCCGCACATCCAGTGGCGCGAGCATCCCGGCACCGCCGAGGCCGTGCACCGCGCCGTGGACTCGTACCGCACACAGCTCACGGTCCGCGACACGAGCGCCGAGGGGATCGCGATCCGGCACGTCGGCGGGCAGGACGATCTCGTCGCCCTGCGCACCGGGCTGCACGTCAGGCCCTGA